Genomic segment of Umezawaea sp. Da 62-37:
CCATCGCGGTCGGCGAGTCGATGTACTCCGTCGGCCAGTTCCGCGACTACCTCGAACGCGGCGCGGCGTCCATCGTGCAGGTGGACGTGGCCCGCGTCGGCGGGATCACGCCGTGGCTGAAGGTCGCGCACCTGGCCGAGGCGTTCAACGTGGCCGTGTGCCCGCACTTCCTCATGGAGCTGCACGTGAGCCTCACCGCGGCCATCCCCAACGGCCGGTACGTCGAGCACATCCCGCAGCTGCGGGCGATCACGACGGCGGAGATGGCCGTCGAGGACGGCCACGCCGTCGCGCCCGAGGCGCCGGGCCTGGGCATCGCCTGGGACCGCGACGCCATGGACGACCGGAGAGTGGCGTGACCCTTCGGTTCCTCCGGCGGTCCATCGCGGACCAGCGCACCGGGCTGGTGCTGCTGCTCGTCCTGCTGGTCGTCGTGTTCGGGTCGATGATCCCGACGTTCTTCAGCGAGCGGTTCGTGGTCTTCCCGCTGCTGCGCGACGTGGCCACGCTGACCGTGGTCGGGTTGGCGCAGCTGGCGGTGCTGTCCATCGGGCACCTCAACATCGCGGTCGGGCGGATGGCCGCGTTCGGCGCGATGTTCATGGGCCTGGCCTACGAGCAGTGGCACCTGCCGCTGTACGTCGGCCTGGTCATCGGGGTCGCCGCGGGCGCCGCGATCGGCGCGCTCACCGGGCTGATCATCACCTCCTCGGGGGTGAACTCGTTCGTCGTGACGCTGGCGATGGACTTCGCGCTGCTCGGGTTCGTCTCGCTCGTCTACTCCGAGCTGACGACGTCGGCGGCGTTCACCACGAAACCCGCGGGCATGCAGGAACTCCGGACGTTCTCGCTCGCCGACGTCTGCGTCGGACCGGTCTGCGGCACCGGCGCGATCCCGCAGCTCGCGATCTTCGCGGTGCTCGCCATGCTCGCGGTCGGCTACCTGTACTCCCGCGCCCGCACCGGCCGGGAGATGCTGATGGTCGGCAGCAACGCGGTCGCCGCCGAGCTGTCCGGCATCCCCGTGCACCGCCGGATCGTCGGCGCGCACGCGCTGTCCGGCGGCCTGGCCGCGCTGGCCGGGTTCATGCTCGCGGTCACCAGCGGGTCGTTCACCGCGACCATCGGGTCGGAGTTCATGCTCCCGTCGTTCCTCGGACCGGTGCTCGGCGGGACGCTGCTGACCGGCGGCGCGGTGTCGATCATCGGCACGTTCCTCGGCACCACGCTGACCCAGGTCATCCGGCAGGGGCTCACGATGCTGGGCGCCAGCGTGCAGAGCCTGTCGATCTCGCTGGGGATCATCCTGCTGGCCGCGCTCTCGCTCGACCGCGTGCGCCAGGTCGTCACGGAGCGGAAGGCGGTCCGCCGGTGATCACCCTCGACGCCCGGCTCAAGTCCAACGAGACCACGCTCGCCGTGGTGGCGGTGGTCGGCTACGCCGCGCTGGCGATCACCTCCGGCGGCTCGCTGCTCAGCGGGTCCGCGATCGAGACGTTCTTCGCCTACCTGGCCGTGCCGGTGCTGATCGGCCTCGCGCAGCTGGTCGCGCTGGCGGTGGGGCAGATGAACCTCTCCGTCGGCGCGCTCGGCGGGTTCGTCGCGTGCGCGGGCGGTGTGGCCATGGCGCAGCACGGGGTCCCGGTGTGGCTCGCCGTGCCGGGCGCGCTGGTGCTCGGCGCGTTCGTGGGGATGGTCAACGGCCTGCTGGTGGTGCTGACCCGGATCAACGGGTTCATCGTCACGCTCGCCACGATGACGATCCTGACCGGACTCCAGTACGAGCTCGTCGGCACCACCACGGTGTCCGACTACTCGCCGGTGCTGCGGTCGTTGGGCCGCGCGGCGATCCTGCACATCCCGGTGGTGTTCCTGGTCGCGCTGGCCGTCGCCATCGCGCTGGCGGTGTTCCTGCGCCGCGCGATCTGGGGTCGGTACCTGCTCGCCAGCGGCGGGAACCCGTTGGCCGCCAGGCTGTCCGGCATCTCGAACAACCGGTCGATCGTGCTGGCCCACGCGCTGTCCGGGCTGCTGATCGGCGTCGCCGCGGTCGTCACGCTGGCGTCCGCGCCGGGGGTGAACCAGAGCATCGGCGGCGACTGGCTGCTGGCCAGCTTCGCCGCGCCGATCATCGGCGGCGTCGCGCTGTCCGGCGGCGCGGTGTCGGTGTCCGGCACGGTGCTGGCCGCCGTCATCATCCGGCTCGTGGACGTGGCTCGCGCCCAGTTCTCGCTCAACCCGAGCTGGGTCAACTTCGTGGTCGGCGCGGTCGTGCTCGGCACCGTCGTGCTCACCCACCGTCGAGGGGCAGGGGCGGCGTAGTGCTGATCGCACAAGACCTGGTGAAGCTGTTCCCCGGCGTCCGCGCGCTGGACAAGGCGAGCCTGCGCATCGAGCCCGGCTCGGTGCACGCGCTGCTGGGCGAGAACGGCGCGGGCAAGTCCACGCTCATCAAGATCCTCACCGGCGTGTACCGCCCGGACGGCGGCACGCTGTCGGTGGGCGGCGAGGAGGTGCACCTCGACTCCCCGCAGGCCGCCTCGCGGGCCGGTGTCGGTGTGGTGCACCAGGAGCGCAACCTCGTGCCCGAGTTCTCCATCGGGGAGAACATCGTCCTGCAACGGCTCCCGGCCAAGGGCGGGCTGCTGGACCGGGCCGCGATCCGGGCGGAGGCCAGGCGCTGCCTCGACCTGCTGGAGCTGGACCTCGACCCGGACCGCCGGGTGCGCGGCCTCCCGGTGTCGCAGCTCCAGCTGATCGAGGTGGCGAAGGCGCTGTCCATGAACAGCAGCGTCCTGCTGCTCGACGAGCCGACCACGGCCAGCACGCCGAGCGAGGTGGAGCGGCTGTTCGACGTGATCCGCAAGCTCCGCGACAACGGCACCGCCGTGCTGTTCGTGAGCCACAAGCTCGAAGAGGTCTACGAGCTGTGCGACACGGTGACCGTGCTGCGCGACGGCGTGTCCGTGCTGGAGTCCAAGCCGCTCACGGAACTGGCGAAGCAGGACCTCATCACCGCCATGGTCGGCCGCGCGCACAGCGCCGTCGACCTGCCCGCCCGGCCCGCCGTCGTCGCCGAACCCGTGCTGGAGCTGGCGGGCGTCTCCACCGCCATCGGCCACCACGACGTCTCGCTGTCGTTGCGGCCGGGGGAGATCCTCGGCCTGTACGGCCTCGTCGGCGCGGGCCGCAGCGAGCTGGCGAAGGCGGTGCTCGGGCTGTCCGCGATCACCTCCGGCGAGGTTCGCGTGCGGGGCAAGGCCGTGCGGATCAAGGACGTGCGCGACGCGTTGCGCACGCACCGCGTCGGCTACGTGCCGGAGGACCGCAAGGAGGAGGGGCTGTTCCTCGACCAGCCCGTCACCCGCAACATCGCGGTGGCCGTGTGG
This window contains:
- a CDS encoding ABC transporter permease encodes the protein MITLDARLKSNETTLAVVAVVGYAALAITSGGSLLSGSAIETFFAYLAVPVLIGLAQLVALAVGQMNLSVGALGGFVACAGGVAMAQHGVPVWLAVPGALVLGAFVGMVNGLLVVLTRINGFIVTLATMTILTGLQYELVGTTTVSDYSPVLRSLGRAAILHIPVVFLVALAVAIALAVFLRRAIWGRYLLASGGNPLAARLSGISNNRSIVLAHALSGLLIGVAAVVTLASAPGVNQSIGGDWLLASFAAPIIGGVALSGGAVSVSGTVLAAVIIRLVDVARAQFSLNPSWVNFVVGAVVLGTVVLTHRRGAGAA
- a CDS encoding sugar ABC transporter ATP-binding protein; translated protein: MLIAQDLVKLFPGVRALDKASLRIEPGSVHALLGENGAGKSTLIKILTGVYRPDGGTLSVGGEEVHLDSPQAASRAGVGVVHQERNLVPEFSIGENIVLQRLPAKGGLLDRAAIRAEARRCLDLLELDLDPDRRVRGLPVSQLQLIEVAKALSMNSSVLLLDEPTTASTPSEVERLFDVIRKLRDNGTAVLFVSHKLEEVYELCDTVTVLRDGVSVLESKPLTELAKQDLITAMVGRAHSAVDLPARPAVVAEPVLELAGVSTAIGHHDVSLSLRPGEILGLYGLVGAGRSELAKAVLGLSAITSGEVRVRGKAVRIKDVRDALRTHRVGYVPEDRKEEGLFLDQPVTRNIAVAVWDRLSKRFGGVSAKRERELAETYVERLGIRLSSTDKLVGELSGGNQQKVSLAKWLAAETGILIIDEPTVGIDVRTKAAFHELIWQLATDGLAVLLITSDLVEMVTLADRIVVMRDFHVCGEVVNDHDYEPTSHRVMGLIHQDAE
- a CDS encoding ABC transporter permease, with the protein product MTLRFLRRSIADQRTGLVLLLVLLVVVFGSMIPTFFSERFVVFPLLRDVATLTVVGLAQLAVLSIGHLNIAVGRMAAFGAMFMGLAYEQWHLPLYVGLVIGVAAGAAIGALTGLIITSSGVNSFVVTLAMDFALLGFVSLVYSELTTSAAFTTKPAGMQELRTFSLADVCVGPVCGTGAIPQLAIFAVLAMLAVGYLYSRARTGREMLMVGSNAVAAELSGIPVHRRIVGAHALSGGLAALAGFMLAVTSGSFTATIGSEFMLPSFLGPVLGGTLLTGGAVSIIGTFLGTTLTQVIRQGLTMLGASVQSLSISLGIILLAALSLDRVRQVVTERKAVRR